In Bos javanicus breed banteng chromosome 2, ARS-OSU_banteng_1.0, whole genome shotgun sequence, the following proteins share a genomic window:
- the FGR gene encoding tyrosine-protein kinase Fgr yields MGCVFCKKLEPGAKEDGGLEGDFRNYGAADRYGPDPTQSRPASSFSHIPNYNSFSPQPASPAFLDAGTIRGISGIGVTMFIALYDYEARTEDDLTFTKGEKFHILNNTEGDWWEARSLSSGHTGYIPSNYVAPVDSIQAEEWYFGKIGRKDAERQLLSPGNSRGAFLIRESETTKGAYSLSIRDWDQTRGDHVKHYKIRKLDTGGYYITTRAQFDTVQELVQHYLEVNDGLCHLLTAACTTMKPQTLGLAKDAWEISRSSITLEHRLGTGCFGDVWLGTWNGSTKVAVKTLKPGTMSPKAFLAEAQIMKLLRHDKLVQLYAVVSEEPIYIVTEFMCHGSLLEFLKGPEGHVLKLPHLVDMAAQVAEGMAYMERMNYIHRDLRAANILVGERLVCKIADFGLARLIEDDEYNPQQGTKFPIKWTAPEAALFCRFTIKSDVWSFGILITELITKGRVPYPGMNNREVLEQVEHGYHMPCPPGCPASLYEVMEQTWRLDPEERPTFEYLQSFLEDYFTSTEPQYQPGDDT; encoded by the exons ATGGGCTGTGTGTTCTGCAAGAAGTTGGAGCCGGGGGCCAAGGAGGATGGTGGCCTAGAAGGGGACTTCAGGAACTATGGGGCTGCAGACCGCTATGGCCCCGACCCTACTCAGAGCCGGCCTGCATCTTCCTTTTCCCACATCCCCAACTACAACAGCTTCTCCCCTCAGCCCGCCAGCCCCGCCTTCCTCGATGCGGGCACCATCCGGGGCATCTCAG GGATTGGGGTGACCATGTTCATCGCCCTTTATGACTATGAGGCCCGAACGGAGGACGATCTCACCTTCACCAAGGGCGAGAAGTTCCACATCCTGAACAACAC CGAGGGTGACTGGTGGGAGGCTCGGTCCCTCAGCTCCGGACACACTGGCTACATTCCCAGCAACTACGTGGCCCCCGTGGACTCCATCCAGGCTGAAGA GTGGTACTTCGGAAAGATCGGGAGGAAGGACGCTGAGAGGCAGCTGCTCTCCCCAGGGAACTCTCGCGGGGCCTTTCTCATTAGAGAGAGCGAGACCACTAAAG GCGCCTACTCCCTGTCCATCCGGGATTGGGACCAGACCAGAGGCGATCATGTGAAGCATTACAAGATCCGCAAACTGGACACCGGTGGCTACTACATCACCACGAGGGCCCAGTTTGACACTGTGCAGGAGCTGGTGCAGCACTACCTTG AGGTGAACGATGGGCTGTGCCATCTGCTCACGGCGGCCTGCACCACCATGAAGCCGCAGACGCTGGGCCTGGCCAAGGACGCCTGGGAAATCAGCCGCAGCTCCATCACGCTGGAGCACCGACTGGGCACCGGCTGCTTCGGGGATGTGTGGCTGG GCACGTGGAACGGCAGCACCAAGGTGGCGGTGAAGACGCTAAAGCCGGGCACCATGTCCCCGAAGGCCTTCCTGGCAGAGGCGCAGATCATGAAGCTGCTGCGCCACGACAAGCTGGTGCAGCTGTACGCGGTGGTGTCAGAGGAGCCCATCTACATAGTGACCGAGTTCATGTGCCACG GTAGCCTGCTGGAGTTCCTCAAGGGCCCGGAGGGTCATGTTTTGAAGCTGCCCCATCTGGTGGACATGGCGGCACAG GTTGCTGAGGGCATGGCCTACATGGAGCGCATGAACTATATTCACCGTGACCTCCGGGCAGCCAACATCCTCGTCGGGGAGCGGCTGGTGTGCAAGATCGCTGACTTTGGGCTGGCCCGACTCATCGAAGATGACGAGTACAACCCCCAGCAAG GGACCAAGTTCCCCATCAAGTGGACAGCCCCTGAGGCTGCCCTCTTTTGCAGATTCACTATCAAGTCAGATGTGTGGTCCTTTGGGATCCTGATCACTGAACTCATCACCAAGGGCCGAGTCCCCTACCCAG GCATGAATAACCGCGAAGTGTTGGAACAAGTGGAGCATGGCTACCACATGCCGTGCCCCCCAGGCTGCCCAGCATCCCTGTACGAGGTCATGGAACAAACCTGGCGTCTGGACCCAGAGGAGAGACCCACCTTCGAGTACCTGCAGTCCTTCCTTGAGGACTATTTCACCTCCACAGAACCCCAGTACCAGCCTGGGGATGACACATAG